One genomic region from Natrarchaeobius halalkaliphilus encodes:
- a CDS encoding YccF domain-containing protein: MKSENARWLWRHPHEDGLGGRIMGSISDIVTNGACPSCGLFAIVQGNDAYVCQLCGEQYQRDDLNVDESRTLSDVDSERVYDIEREDLSILRTTSVGDKHWEDAEVYAKTGPCPECGAWALNPGLGGATCDKCHEDVWKEAMDIDPRRQPVDIKGEVYSGGLDGVLRGSIVEKAIMWVLEIREEIKADSPDRELTPTEKYKKNLANLCFILGIMFCITIIGIPFGVLFFVLAAIVTPNLEENPNT; encoded by the coding sequence ATGAAATCGGAGAACGCTCGCTGGCTGTGGAGACACCCCCACGAAGATGGATTGGGTGGTAGAATCATGGGCTCCATATCAGACATCGTAACAAACGGAGCTTGCCCAAGCTGTGGACTTTTTGCGATTGTACAGGGAAACGATGCATACGTATGTCAGTTGTGTGGAGAGCAGTATCAACGGGACGATCTCAACGTAGACGAATCGAGAACACTCAGTGACGTGGATTCTGAACGGGTCTATGACATCGAAAGAGAAGACCTGAGCATACTCCGGACGACCAGTGTGGGAGATAAACACTGGGAAGATGCGGAGGTGTATGCCAAAACAGGTCCGTGTCCGGAATGTGGTGCTTGGGCTTTGAACCCCGGTCTCGGTGGAGCGACCTGTGACAAGTGTCACGAGGACGTTTGGAAGGAGGCGATGGATATAGATCCGAGGCGTCAGCCAGTAGACATCAAGGGAGAGGTATACTCGGGTGGGTTAGATGGGGTTCTCCGCGGGTCGATAGTCGAAAAAGCAATCATGTGGGTGTTAGAGATCCGGGAGGAGATCAAGGCGGACAGCCCAGACCGAGAGTTGACACCGACTGAGAAGTATAAGAAGAACCTTGCTAATCTCTGTTTCATATTGGGGATCATGTTTTGTATTACGATCATAGGGATTCCGTTCGGTGTCTTATTCTTTGTTCTGGCAGCGATCGTGACGCCGAATTTGGAAGAAAATCCTAATACGTGA
- a CDS encoding PadR family transcriptional regulator, which produces MSLIGETKQSILLRLREEPAHGYDLAKELDISSGYVYQHLQELQDEGMIEVYEDETEGRQRTSYHLTENGELLLKALGE; this is translated from the coding sequence ATGAGTCTAATCGGAGAGACGAAGCAGAGTATCTTACTCCGGCTCCGCGAAGAACCAGCGCATGGATACGACTTGGCGAAGGAGTTGGACATCTCGTCTGGATACGTCTATCAGCACCTTCAAGAGCTACAAGATGAGGGAATGATTGAGGTCTATGAGGACGAAACAGAGGGTCGACAGCGTACCAGCTACCACTTGACCGAAAATGGAGAGTTATTGCTGAAAGCCCTCGGTGAATAG
- a CDS encoding DUF6166 domain-containing protein, whose translation MSHDVGGETQGSSIQSTDPGPSATTDSAETVYHGYRDPTSPVGEECTVSVDGEPLDFRYDLLSASRSGFEWGYGGSGPAQLAIALLAHAFDGDIACDHYQRFKQDVVANLPEKGWTLHSSDLDAWYKEVNADD comes from the coding sequence ATGAGCCACGATGTCGGGGGCGAAACCCAGGGTTCGAGCATCCAAAGCACCGATCCGGGGCCTTCAGCAACGACCGATTCGGCGGAAACAGTCTATCACGGCTATCGAGATCCTACTTCACCGGTAGGCGAAGAGTGTACTGTCAGCGTCGACGGCGAGCCGCTCGACTTCAGGTATGATCTGCTGTCGGCTTCGAGAAGCGGGTTCGAGTGGGGCTATGGAGGAAGCGGCCCCGCACAACTCGCGATTGCGTTGCTCGCGCACGCGTTTGACGGTGACATCGCCTGTGATCACTACCAGAGGTTCAAGCAAGACGTCGTGGCTAATCTCCCCGAGAAGGGATGGACACTCCACTCGTCCGATCTCGACGCGTGGTACAAGGAGGTGAATGCCGATGATTGA
- a CDS encoding SWIM zinc finger family protein — MSSESVQPEVDARTLRAAREHMTVIEEGDALFEVTTQSGSAYTVDLREPACSCPDFQYREEVKECKHVRRVRIEVGQVDIDALSESLSEQANDIQQDAAELIQAADELGETATKLEDAVERLREVAER, encoded by the coding sequence GTGAGTTCAGAGTCGGTCCAGCCCGAAGTTGACGCCCGGACGCTTCGGGCCGCCCGCGAGCACATGACCGTCATTGAAGAGGGAGATGCGCTCTTCGAGGTGACGACGCAATCCGGATCAGCCTACACGGTTGACCTGCGAGAGCCAGCCTGCTCCTGTCCCGACTTTCAGTACCGCGAGGAAGTAAAAGAATGTAAACATGTGCGGAGGGTGAGGATAGAGGTAGGGCAAGTCGACATCGATGCGCTCAGCGAATCGCTCAGCGAACAGGCCAACGACATCCAGCAGGATGCCGCGGAACTGATCCAGGCCGCTGACGAGTTAGGCGAGACGGCTACCAAACTCGAAGATGCAGTCGAACGGCTTCGAGAGGTGGCGGAAAGATGA
- a CDS encoding PD-(D/E)XK nuclease family protein, with the protein MSAEKQLQELVQRLNRLPDANEPPPTTLQILGRNHQEQDWQRLLFHFLSPGKGHGLDHGLLEHLLSSLSKREDLDYTFSRLDLQDIKVETEVVTSNDTRPDAVLWLPGDWFICWELKLWASETHEQTKAYIDASSFPAIELSKDEVPVDNRHYIYLAPESASSPEANEFVQISWEWIASELQTFLAESQGGYPARTTAQLDDFISTIQQELTMTEHQKNQQEKAQLYFDYYDELQDVQSAFENQWDDFTDNWGLRLARELDGVEIVEIPDLSDNHVGIELNPDSEESARWIFRQGSSWAGIAKEQWRRRRTGDYAVIYGAPDDDNYAHITLYHRLEKNRKKAIQDGILELTLWHGNSSDNEFYKLVNDRVTKKIDEREYELPPTVELTNRTGNILTATYNIPIAEHDDFFDAYTAGLGDAFVDLAVENSELITIVDEAFDESLEEYY; encoded by the coding sequence GTGTCAGCCGAAAAGCAACTACAGGAGCTGGTTCAGCGCCTCAACCGTCTCCCAGACGCTAACGAACCTCCGCCGACCACGCTCCAGATACTCGGACGCAATCATCAGGAGCAGGACTGGCAACGACTTCTGTTCCATTTCCTTTCGCCCGGCAAGGGACACGGACTTGACCACGGGCTCTTGGAACACCTCTTGTCGTCGCTCTCGAAGCGGGAAGACTTGGACTACACGTTCTCTCGACTGGATCTACAGGACATCAAGGTCGAAACAGAGGTCGTCACCTCGAACGATACCCGGCCCGATGCGGTTCTCTGGCTACCGGGAGACTGGTTCATCTGTTGGGAACTGAAACTCTGGGCGTCCGAGACCCATGAGCAAACCAAGGCCTACATCGATGCCTCATCGTTCCCGGCGATCGAACTATCGAAAGACGAAGTGCCAGTAGACAATCGTCACTACATCTACCTCGCCCCCGAGAGCGCATCATCACCAGAGGCAAACGAGTTCGTACAGATCTCTTGGGAGTGGATCGCTTCTGAACTCCAGACGTTCCTCGCGGAGAGTCAGGGCGGGTATCCGGCACGGACGACAGCACAGCTCGACGACTTCATCAGCACGATACAGCAGGAACTAACGATGACTGAACACCAAAAGAACCAGCAGGAGAAGGCACAGCTGTACTTCGATTACTACGACGAACTCCAAGACGTACAGAGCGCGTTTGAGAACCAGTGGGACGACTTCACGGATAACTGGGGTCTACGTCTCGCCCGAGAGTTGGATGGTGTCGAAATCGTGGAGATCCCGGATCTCTCCGACAACCACGTCGGGATCGAACTAAACCCAGACTCCGAAGAATCCGCTCGATGGATTTTCCGCCAGGGAAGTTCGTGGGCGGGTATCGCCAAAGAACAGTGGCGGCGACGGAGAACAGGTGACTACGCTGTCATCTACGGTGCCCCTGATGACGACAACTACGCACACATCACCCTATATCATCGGCTTGAAAAGAATCGTAAGAAGGCGATCCAGGACGGTATATTGGAACTCACGCTTTGGCACGGCAACAGTAGCGACAATGAGTTCTATAAGCTGGTCAACGACCGAGTCACCAAGAAGATCGACGAGCGGGAGTATGAACTCCCGCCTACAGTTGAGTTAACCAATCGTACTGGAAATATACTTACGGCAACATACAATATCCCCATCGCCGAGCACGACGACTTCTTTGATGCTTACACTGCGGGACTGGGAGATGCCTTCGTTGATTTGGCTGTTGAGAACTCCGAACTGATCACCATCGTCGACGAGGCTTTTGATGAATCACTTGAGGAGTATTACTAA
- a CDS encoding tyrosine-type recombinase/integrase: MVDDYRDFKKDLLSWLATYGKHPEKGQGLAESTLQSTHYKLEIVFRWLWEDEDGYTTDFTPDHADRFIRLLNRSDGMADSSVLHYGKAVQRLFKYQNHIHGTDYDWEPKPELSQATGDERDYLRRTAFKPLYQAALEHSSVKSYNSNMSTEERDRLKTHVSQRLGVPKSEVGPEHFEQANSWKGPSIIAVTLDTGLRPIEVGRATTDWVNLENNELNIPKDESTKNEAHWNCSIKKRTSRVLKRWLEERATYDKYNGRDELWLTKQGSKYSSKSCNYLLSRLVEQGDLPIPDHKDITWYSIRHGVATYWANHIGPHHAKEQLRHKSVTTTMKYLHSDAETRNDAAEQIW; encoded by the coding sequence ATGGTCGACGACTACCGCGACTTCAAGAAAGACCTTCTCTCGTGGCTCGCCACATACGGCAAGCACCCAGAGAAGGGTCAAGGCCTCGCAGAGAGCACCCTTCAGTCGACACACTACAAGCTTGAGATCGTCTTCCGATGGCTCTGGGAGGACGAAGACGGCTACACGACTGACTTCACACCTGACCACGCCGACCGCTTCATCCGTCTGCTTAATCGCTCAGACGGGATGGCCGATTCCAGCGTGCTTCACTACGGGAAAGCCGTCCAACGGTTGTTCAAGTACCAGAACCACATCCACGGAACCGACTACGACTGGGAGCCGAAACCCGAGCTGAGTCAGGCGACCGGTGACGAACGAGACTATCTCCGTAGAACCGCGTTCAAGCCGCTCTATCAGGCGGCGCTGGAACACAGCTCAGTCAAGAGCTACAACAGCAATATGTCCACGGAGGAGCGTGATCGGCTGAAAACACACGTATCACAGCGCCTCGGCGTGCCCAAGTCGGAGGTCGGTCCCGAGCACTTCGAACAGGCGAACTCGTGGAAGGGGCCATCGATCATCGCTGTGACGCTGGACACTGGCCTCCGTCCCATCGAAGTGGGGCGAGCCACCACGGACTGGGTCAATCTTGAGAACAACGAGCTCAACATACCCAAGGATGAGTCCACGAAGAACGAGGCGCACTGGAACTGTTCCATCAAGAAGCGCACGTCAAGAGTCCTCAAACGGTGGTTAGAGGAGCGAGCAACCTACGACAAGTACAACGGTCGGGACGAACTGTGGCTGACGAAGCAAGGAAGCAAGTACAGTTCCAAGTCGTGTAACTATCTACTCAGCCGCCTCGTTGAGCAGGGCGACCTTCCTATCCCTGACCACAAGGATATTACCTGGTACTCGATCCGCCACGGGGTTGCGACCTACTGGGCAAACCACATCGGTCCACACCACGCGAAGGAACAGCTCCGTCACAAGAGCGTCACGACGACGATGAAATATCTCCACTCCGACGCTGAAACTCGTAACGACGCTGCTGAGCAGATCTGGTAG
- a CDS encoding DUF7114 family protein: protein MEEADSCRRAAFEAVADVEPPQLHDLVESVLANASMIPGVLTIESAARATTPPLENAADEADFESVEIDTEGIYTHAAGVQLIYEGLGLTRTLAHDEPWTATSSEPIAAEADLEILAADILVARGFYLLARTDAAGKAVRTVQSFGRDQTHLEDLRRDDGQKVDARPSQSDPAAIDANLERDVLELAVRAGAAAVEEPPSPRLLALADELAGDVAPSFPPVEECLNDFSFSPSDRSLEEPTTDRATSATDP from the coding sequence ATGGAAGAGGCCGACAGCTGTCGGCGTGCCGCGTTCGAGGCCGTTGCGGACGTCGAACCCCCGCAGTTACACGATCTCGTCGAATCCGTGCTCGCCAACGCATCGATGATCCCCGGCGTCCTCACGATCGAAAGCGCCGCCAGAGCGACGACGCCCCCTCTCGAGAACGCGGCCGACGAAGCCGACTTCGAATCGGTGGAGATCGACACCGAGGGGATATACACCCACGCCGCCGGCGTCCAGCTCATCTACGAGGGTCTGGGATTGACCCGAACGCTGGCTCACGACGAACCCTGGACGGCAACGTCCTCGGAACCGATCGCAGCGGAGGCCGACCTCGAAATCCTCGCCGCCGATATTCTCGTCGCCCGCGGATTCTACCTGCTCGCACGAACCGACGCCGCCGGAAAGGCCGTTCGAACCGTCCAGTCCTTCGGCCGGGACCAAACTCACCTCGAGGATCTTCGGCGCGACGACGGACAGAAGGTCGACGCGCGACCTTCACAATCCGACCCAGCCGCGATCGACGCGAACCTCGAACGCGACGTCCTCGAACTCGCCGTCCGTGCGGGTGCCGCCGCCGTCGAAGAGCCACCGTCACCGCGGCTGCTCGCACTCGCCGACGAACTCGCCGGCGACGTCGCACCGTCGTTCCCACCGGTCGAAGAGTGTCTGAACGACTTCTCGTTTTCCCCCTCCGATCGCTCGCTCGAGGAGCCCACGACGGACCGAGCGACCTCCGCGACCGACCCCTGA
- a CDS encoding DUF1989 domain-containing protein yields MIDERIEEKRGISFAVDEGEQFEVTDPEGEQVADLVAFNRHDVSERFSPKYSYRRTNALRPTTGDTLYTTEGNPILEFVDDDCGVHDLLYAPCNHWVVGDYYGQTGEGGCRENLTDVLEPEGVLERDLQETLNVFMKSVVTDQTTVEIAEPESEPGDTVTFEAKQDVIVGIAACSGESTVNADETKPIDVTVPDGSVLHRNYS; encoded by the coding sequence ATGATCGACGAACGCATCGAAGAGAAGCGCGGCATCTCGTTCGCCGTCGACGAAGGCGAACAGTTCGAGGTAACCGATCCGGAGGGCGAGCAGGTGGCTGACCTCGTCGCGTTCAATCGCCACGATGTGAGCGAGCGGTTCTCACCGAAGTACTCCTACCGCCGCACGAACGCGCTCCGTCCGACGACCGGCGATACGCTCTACACCACCGAAGGAAACCCGATCCTCGAGTTCGTCGACGACGACTGTGGCGTTCACGACCTGCTGTACGCTCCCTGTAATCACTGGGTCGTCGGAGATTACTACGGCCAGACGGGCGAAGGTGGCTGTCGGGAAAACCTGACGGACGTTCTCGAACCGGAGGGCGTCCTCGAGCGGGACCTCCAGGAGACGCTGAACGTCTTCATGAAGTCGGTCGTCACGGATCAGACGACGGTCGAAATCGCGGAACCGGAGTCCGAACCGGGGGATACGGTGACGTTCGAAGCGAAACAGGACGTCATCGTCGGGATCGCCGCCTGTTCCGGGGAGTCGACCGTCAACGCCGACGAAACCAAACCGATCGACGTCACCGTCCCCGACGGGTCGGTCCTGCACCGCAACTACTCCTGA
- the speB gene encoding agmatinase has product MIDPQEVPRFAGVPTFMRSPHVYDLETASPDIAFLGVPYDDATSFRPGARFGPRAIRLASTLLKPYNPVTETDLSPVTIVDHDDVPVVPGYTEETFARIEARVSSVLETDVFPAIAGGDHSTTLAVLRAVAEKYGPVSLVQIDAHSDLWTEYFGEPYSHGTTVHHAIEEGLIDPSSSIRIGERGGLYGPEDVDRHDDAGIEYYPIDELEDRGIEEIGDRLRERVDGPTFATLDIDAVDPAYAPGTGTPSPGGLTSREFLRLIRSLRGTTLVGFDLVEVAPPYDDAAGSTATLAASATFEALCAAVDSSGPAGRQ; this is encoded by the coding sequence ATGATCGACCCACAGGAGGTGCCCCGGTTCGCTGGGGTCCCGACGTTCATGCGGAGCCCGCACGTGTACGACCTCGAGACGGCGTCTCCGGACATCGCGTTCCTGGGAGTTCCCTACGACGACGCGACGAGCTTTCGACCCGGTGCGCGCTTTGGGCCACGTGCGATCCGGCTGGCCTCGACGCTGCTCAAACCGTACAATCCCGTCACGGAAACCGATCTCTCACCCGTAACGATCGTCGATCACGACGACGTTCCGGTCGTTCCCGGCTACACCGAAGAGACGTTCGCTCGGATCGAGGCCCGCGTGTCGTCCGTCCTCGAGACCGACGTGTTCCCCGCCATCGCCGGCGGAGATCACTCGACGACGCTCGCGGTACTCCGGGCGGTCGCTGAGAAATACGGTCCGGTCTCGCTCGTTCAGATCGACGCTCACTCCGACCTGTGGACCGAGTACTTCGGAGAGCCGTACAGTCACGGGACGACCGTCCATCACGCGATCGAGGAGGGGCTGATCGATCCGTCGTCGTCGATCCGAATCGGCGAGCGCGGCGGTCTCTACGGGCCGGAAGACGTCGACCGTCACGACGACGCCGGCATCGAGTACTACCCGATAGACGAACTCGAGGACCGCGGGATCGAGGAGATAGGCGATCGACTGCGCGAGCGCGTCGACGGGCCGACGTTTGCGACCCTCGATATCGATGCGGTCGACCCCGCGTACGCGCCCGGAACCGGAACGCCGAGTCCCGGTGGACTCACCTCGCGCGAGTTCCTGCGCCTCATCAGGTCCCTTCGCGGGACGACGCTCGTCGGATTCGATCTCGTCGAAGTCGCGCCGCCGTACGACGACGCGGCCGGATCGACGGCGACCCTGGCCGCATCGGCCACGTTCGAGGCGCTGTGTGCAGCGGTCGACTCGAGCGGACCAGCCGGACGGCAATAG
- a CDS encoding Zn-dependent hydrolase, which yields MTISPDRDRLVETMEAQASIGATDGGGLHRLALSEEDERVRDWFSAQMDAAGLSTRIDEFGNMFGRREGTDPAAAPVLLGSHLDSQPSGGIYDGALGVVAALEFVRTLDDEGIETERPIEIVNWTNEEGSRFQPAMQGSGVWAGAHDKEEEYATTDEDGVSLKTALEGIGYLGDAPAEPLEEYDSYLELHVEQGPYLEDGGHQVGVVTGIVGFVWGAITFSGEPNHSGSTPMAHRSDALVGAADVITQVRRIPSTLGPRTVGTTGYVSASPNSINIIPGDVTFTFGFRDPDDEVVDEAFDRVLLEADAAADREGLDWRFEERMRVSSVEFADRCVDAVESAATSLEYDRTRIFSGAGHDASHASRVCDTGMVFAVSENGKSHTEAEYTSWDDCYAAANTLANAALELARPTDTADS from the coding sequence ATGACGATTTCTCCGGACCGCGATCGGCTCGTCGAGACGATGGAAGCGCAGGCGTCGATCGGCGCGACCGACGGTGGCGGGCTCCACCGTCTCGCGCTCTCCGAGGAGGACGAACGGGTGCGCGACTGGTTTTCCGCGCAAATGGACGCCGCGGGGCTCTCGACCCGAATCGACGAATTCGGCAACATGTTCGGTCGGCGGGAGGGAACCGATCCTGCCGCCGCACCGGTGTTGCTCGGCTCGCATCTCGATTCACAGCCCAGCGGGGGGATCTACGACGGTGCGCTGGGCGTCGTCGCCGCCCTCGAGTTCGTCCGAACGCTCGACGACGAGGGGATCGAAACGGAGCGTCCGATCGAGATCGTCAACTGGACCAACGAGGAGGGCTCTCGCTTTCAGCCGGCGATGCAGGGGAGCGGCGTCTGGGCCGGTGCACACGACAAAGAGGAGGAGTACGCGACGACCGACGAGGACGGCGTGTCGCTGAAAACGGCGCTCGAGGGGATCGGCTATCTGGGTGACGCGCCCGCGGAACCGCTCGAGGAGTACGACTCGTACCTCGAGTTGCACGTCGAGCAAGGCCCGTACCTGGAGGACGGCGGCCACCAGGTCGGCGTCGTCACCGGAATCGTCGGATTCGTCTGGGGTGCCATCACGTTTTCCGGGGAGCCAAACCACTCGGGATCGACGCCGATGGCACACCGGAGCGACGCCCTGGTCGGCGCTGCGGACGTGATCACGCAGGTTCGGCGCATCCCCTCGACGCTCGGTCCGCGAACCGTCGGGACCACGGGGTACGTCTCGGCCAGCCCGAACTCGATCAACATCATCCCCGGAGACGTCACGTTCACGTTCGGATTCAGGGATCCCGACGACGAGGTCGTCGACGAGGCGTTCGATCGCGTCCTTCTGGAAGCCGACGCAGCGGCGGACAGGGAAGGGCTCGACTGGCGCTTCGAGGAACGAATGCGCGTCTCGAGCGTGGAGTTCGCGGACCGGTGCGTCGACGCCGTCGAATCGGCGGCGACGAGCCTGGAGTACGACCGGACGCGCATCTTCAGCGGTGCCGGTCACGACGCCTCCCACGCGTCTCGCGTCTGCGATACCGGGATGGTGTTCGCCGTGAGCGAGAACGGAAAAAGCCACACCGAAGCGGAGTACACGAGCTGGGACGACTGTTACGCCGCGGCGAACACGCTGGCCAACGCGGCGCTCGAGCTCGCACGGCCGACCGATACCGCCGACTCCTAG
- a CDS encoding aldehyde dehydrogenase family protein, translating to MAIATEERYNLFIDGESVDGSDEEYLTTTDPATGDEIAQVAAATSEDVDSAVAAARESLSTWQSKSPIERGQIVHSIAERIRESADELATIESRDQGKPLAQARDDIKGAARYFEYYAGAADKLEGDSIPLGDDKLDLTTREPYGVSGQIIPWNFPLSITARGVAPALVAGNAVVVKPAPTTPLSALHLAEICADAGVPDGVINVVPGGAEPGVALSSHDDVDQLTFTGSVPTGEAVMQSAAETITPVTLELGGKNPAIVMPDADLDEAVFWISTGIFTNAGQICSAADRALVHESIYDEFIERIVNRAESYTLGSGTDDPDMGPLNHAEHFESVLEYIEMGVDEGATLETGGDPLDRDGYFIPPTIFSSVDNEMRIAQEEIFGPVLTVIPFSDRDEAITIANDVEFGLTGGVFSRDIKQALNMAREIEAGSVYVNEWFGGSTETPFGGMKKSGIGREKGLEALDSYLQTKNISVNLDERNR from the coding sequence ATGGCAATCGCAACAGAAGAACGCTATAACTTGTTCATCGACGGTGAATCCGTGGACGGATCGGACGAAGAGTATCTCACGACGACGGACCCCGCCACGGGTGACGAAATCGCCCAGGTTGCGGCGGCAACATCCGAAGACGTCGATAGTGCAGTCGCAGCGGCGCGGGAATCGCTTTCCACGTGGCAATCGAAGTCACCTATCGAACGCGGACAGATCGTTCACAGTATCGCAGAGCGCATCCGCGAGAGCGCGGACGAACTCGCAACGATCGAGAGTCGGGATCAAGGAAAGCCGCTTGCACAAGCTCGCGACGACATCAAAGGGGCCGCTCGATACTTCGAGTACTACGCGGGTGCCGCCGACAAACTCGAGGGAGACAGTATTCCGCTCGGCGACGACAAACTCGATTTGACGACTCGGGAGCCGTACGGGGTAAGTGGACAGATCATCCCGTGGAACTTCCCGCTGAGTATTACCGCTCGTGGTGTGGCTCCGGCATTAGTTGCCGGAAATGCAGTGGTTGTGAAACCGGCACCGACGACACCTCTCTCTGCGCTCCACTTAGCGGAGATCTGTGCAGACGCTGGCGTTCCCGATGGCGTCATTAACGTCGTTCCGGGCGGAGCAGAGCCGGGCGTTGCCCTCTCATCACACGATGACGTCGATCAGCTCACGTTTACCGGCAGCGTACCCACGGGAGAGGCAGTGATGCAATCCGCCGCCGAGACGATCACTCCGGTAACGCTCGAGTTGGGCGGAAAAAATCCCGCCATCGTGATGCCCGATGCGGATCTCGACGAGGCAGTCTTTTGGATTTCGACGGGAATCTTCACCAACGCCGGCCAGATCTGCTCGGCGGCTGATCGTGCGCTCGTTCACGAATCGATCTATGACGAGTTCATCGAACGGATCGTTAACCGTGCGGAATCGTACACGCTCGGTTCCGGAACGGACGACCCGGATATGGGGCCGCTCAATCACGCCGAACACTTCGAGTCCGTATTGGAATACATCGAAATGGGCGTTGACGAGGGTGCGACGCTCGAGACCGGCGGGGACCCCCTCGATCGAGACGGCTACTTCATCCCGCCGACGATATTCTCATCGGTCGATAACGAGATGCGAATCGCCCAGGAGGAGATCTTCGGACCGGTCCTCACGGTTATCCCGTTCTCCGATCGCGACGAGGCGATCACCATCGCGAACGACGTCGAGTTTGGGCTTACTGGTGGTGTCTTTTCCCGCGACATCAAACAGGCGCTAAATATGGCTCGAGAGATCGAAGCAGGGAGCGTCTACGTGAACGAATGGTTCGGCGGATCGACCGAAACACCCTTCGGCGGTATGAAAAAGAGCGGAATAGGCCGTGAGAAAGGTCTCGAGGCACTCGACTCGTATCTCCAAACGAAAAACATCTCCGTGAATCTTGACGAGAGAAACCGCTAA
- a CDS encoding substrate-binding domain-containing protein, with protein MEIQRREFIAAIGSSAAVGLAGCAALGGDDGDGPEISGETLTLTTTTSTYDTGLLDELNAPFEDRYGVTVDTVSQGTGAAIETGRSGDSDVVMVHARSQEDEFMEDGYAINRRDLMFNDFIIIGDPDDPAGISGSDDAVEAFAQIAESESAFVSRGDNSGTHTQELEIWEEAGFEGGEFGEWYQEAGQGMGEVIVQTGQSGGYTLSDRGTYLSMINDTDLEIHVEGPVEDGPEILSNPYGIFAINPGVHDNVNYDLAMAYIGFITSLEGQEIIEEYTVEGEQLFFPEAIAEEPNFQQYVPEDWDGSNSD; from the coding sequence ATGGAGATACAACGGAGGGAGTTCATCGCTGCGATCGGAAGTAGTGCTGCGGTCGGATTGGCTGGTTGTGCAGCTCTTGGTGGTGACGACGGTGATGGACCGGAGATTAGCGGGGAAACACTGACTCTTACAACGACAACGAGTACGTACGATACCGGACTGCTTGACGAACTCAACGCACCCTTCGAGGATCGATACGGCGTCACTGTCGATACCGTCTCACAGGGAACGGGTGCGGCAATTGAAACCGGGCGGAGCGGCGATTCCGACGTCGTGATGGTTCACGCTCGTTCGCAGGAAGACGAGTTCATGGAAGATGGCTATGCGATCAATCGTCGCGATCTCATGTTCAACGACTTCATCATTATTGGTGATCCCGATGACCCTGCTGGGATCTCTGGCAGTGATGATGCGGTCGAAGCGTTCGCACAGATTGCCGAATCGGAGTCCGCGTTCGTCTCTCGCGGAGACAATTCGGGGACGCACACCCAGGAACTCGAGATTTGGGAAGAAGCCGGGTTCGAAGGCGGAGAGTTCGGTGAGTGGTATCAGGAAGCCGGGCAGGGAATGGGCGAGGTGATCGTTCAGACCGGCCAGAGTGGAGGGTACACGCTCTCCGATCGGGGGACCTATCTCTCGATGATCAACGATACCGATCTCGAGATTCACGTCGAGGGGCCGGTCGAAGACGGTCCGGAAATACTTTCGAACCCGTACGGGATTTTCGCGATTAACCCTGGCGTTCACGACAACGTGAATTACGACCTCGCGATGGCGTACATCGGCTTCATTACGAGTCTCGAGGGCCAGGAGATCATCGAAGAGTACACCGTCGAGGGTGAACAACTGTTCTTCCCCGAAGCGATCGCAGAGGAACCGAACTTCCAACAGTACGTTCCCGAGGATTGGGACGGTTCGAATAGCGACTAA